GAGGCTCGGTCTCCGGCACGGCGGGCTCGCCCCCGCACGGGCGCGCCTCAGTCGGCGGCGCGGACGAGCAGCGTCACGGAGACGCCGGGCACCGTCCACCGGCCGGTGGGGGAGAAGCCGTCGCGCAACGCCGCCTCCTTCGCCGCCGGCAACGCGGCCACCGGGTCGGCCACCGGGTCGGTCAGCGGGCCGGTCGGCTGGTCGGCGACCACCAGCCAGACCCGGTTCACCCCGGTCAGGCAGCGGGCCGGCCGGTCGCACTCGACCGCCCACAGGTCGCCGGCCTGCCGCTGGTCGCGGGTCACGAGCACGTCCCGGGGCCGGTCCGGGCCCAGGTGGTACGCCAGCCCGATGTCGAGGAAGAGGAACCCGTCCCGGGGCGAGTAGACGATCGCGTCTCCCGGGCGCTGCCCGGCCGCGACGATCCGGGCCGCGCCCCGGTAGTCCACCGGGGCCGAACGCGGCCAGTCGTGGGTGCGGCGCAGGTCGAGCTGGGCCGGCAGACCGAGCAGGGCGGTGACGCCGAGCACGGCGAGCGCGGCCGGCAGCCGTACCGAGGTGAGCAGCGCCCCGGCCGGCAGGCAGAGGAACGGGGTGGTGAAGACCAGATAGCGCGGCACCCACACCGCCGTCACCACGCCGGCCGCGAACAGCAACGCCGCCGGCAGGCCCGCCGCGGCCAACATCAGCAGCCCCCACCGACGGCGGGCCGGGCGGGCGGCGCCGACCAGGGCCAGACCGACCAGCAGGCCGCCCACGGCGGCGCTGCCGGCGAGCGAGCCGGGCAGGCCGGGAAGCTCCCCGAGGCGGGCCGGGTCGACCCAGCTCAACTGGCGGGCGCGTTGCCCCCGGGCGAGCAGCGCCAAGGGCGTCAGCGCCACGGCGGGCAGGGTCAGGGCGAGCAGCCAGCGTCGCCAGCGTCCCCGGTCGGGCCCGCCGAGCACCATCAGCGCGTGCGCGGCGAGCAGGGTCACCGCGACCAGGTGGGCCAGACCGAGGGCGGTCACCGTGATCGCGTACGCCGCCCAGTGGGCCCGGTCGGGCCGGCGCAACGCGCTGACCAGCGCCAGGGTGGCGGCCACCGCGAACAGCGTCACCAGCGCGTACGGCCGGGCCTCCTGCCCGTACCGGGAGGTGCCGGGCAGCGCCGCGAAGAGCAGGCCGCCGAGCAGTCCGGCCCGTCGGCCGAAGAGGCGTCCCCCGAGTACGGCGGTGAGTCCGGCCGCCCCGGCCATGGCGAGCACGCTGGGCGCCCGCAGCGCGGTGACCGAGTCCCCGAACACCGCCGTCCAGCCGTGCGCCAGTAGATAGTACGGGCCGGCGCTGGCGTCCACGGCGCCGACCAGCCGGGCCAGGTCGGGCAGCGGGCGTCCGGCGGCGCTCCAGGTGGCCAACTCGTCCCGCCACGGCTGGGCGTGTCCCACCCCGGCCGCGCCGACCACGAGCGCCAGCAGCGCCGGCCAGAGCCACCAGCCGGCCCGGCCGACCGGTCCGCCCCACCGCG
The sequence above is a segment of the Micromonospora sp. WMMD882 genome. Coding sequences within it:
- a CDS encoding glycosyltransferase family 39 protein, translating into MVGESDASDDPRWGGPVGRAGWWLWPALLALVVGAAGVGHAQPWRDELATWSAAGRPLPDLARLVGAVDASAGPYYLLAHGWTAVFGDSVTALRAPSVLAMAGAAGLTAVLGGRLFGRRAGLLGGLLFAALPGTSRYGQEARPYALVTLFAVAATLALVSALRRPDRAHWAAYAITVTALGLAHLVAVTLLAAHALMVLGGPDRGRWRRWLLALTLPAVALTPLALLARGQRARQLSWVDPARLGELPGLPGSLAGSAAVGGLLVGLALVGAARPARRRWGLLMLAAAGLPAALLFAAGVVTAVWVPRYLVFTTPFLCLPAGALLTSVRLPAALAVLGVTALLGLPAQLDLRRTHDWPRSAPVDYRGAARIVAAGQRPGDAIVYSPRDGFLFLDIGLAYHLGPDRPRDVLVTRDQRQAGDLWAVECDRPARCLTGVNRVWLVVADQPTGPLTDPVADPVAALPAAKEAALRDGFSPTGRWTVPGVSVTLLVRAAD